A window of the Natrinema salifodinae genome harbors these coding sequences:
- a CDS encoding secondary thiamine-phosphate synthase enzyme YjbQ translates to MEFTVETDAELTTVDVTDRIAAAVPDDCESGTCTVFVRHTTAGVVVQEDEPRLRGDLESFLRELVPDEGHAHDELDGNADSHLRAALIGSDVTIPIEDGDLALGTWQSVMVVECDGPRTRTVTVTTVGD, encoded by the coding sequence ATGGAGTTCACCGTCGAGACGGACGCCGAACTGACGACCGTCGACGTGACAGATCGCATCGCCGCGGCCGTCCCCGACGACTGCGAGTCGGGGACCTGTACGGTATTCGTCCGACATACGACGGCGGGGGTGGTCGTCCAAGAGGACGAACCCAGGCTGCGCGGAGATCTCGAGTCGTTTCTCCGGGAACTCGTGCCGGACGAGGGACACGCGCACGATGAGTTGGATGGAAACGCCGACTCGCACCTTCGAGCGGCGCTGATCGGCTCGGACGTCACGATCCCGATCGAGGACGGCGACCTGGCGCTCGGCACCTGGCAGTCGGTAATGGTTGTCGAGTGTGATGGGCCGCGAACGCGGACGGTCACCGTGACGACCG